The window AAACACCAATTAAAACTGATGCGATATAACCAAAAATTTCCATTTCTCAACTTTAAGTTGCAAAAATGGAAATATATGGAAAGCTGTACAGCTACTTTTGTTACATAGCAAAACTAATTTGAAAGTATAATCTTGTTTCTGCCCAATTTTAATCTTCCTGAATCTTCTAACTGTTTTAAAAGCCTGGAGACCACCACTCTTGCTGTTCCCAGCTCATTTGCAAGCTGTTCGTGAGTGATGACAATCGTTTTAGACTGAGAAATTTCAGCTTTTTTTATGAGAAGATTTAGAAGCCTTTCGTCTACTTTTTTGAAAGCGATAGCATTGATAATATCCAACAATTCTTCAAAACGTTTGTGGTATAATCTAAAAATATAATCCAGCCACTCAGGATATTCTTTGATGAAAAGCGACACTTTATCTACGGGTAAAAACAGAATTTCGGTATCTTCTTCCACTTCAGCTTTCACAATGCTTTTTTCGTTATGCATTCCGCCAAGAAAAGACATGATACAACTTTCACCTGCCTGAATATAATAAAGCAAAATTTCGCGACCATCTTCTTCTGTTCTGACGACCTTAATCATCCCCTTCATTACAATCGGAATCGCACGAATAGACGAGTTTTCATCTAAAATAATATCTCCTTCTTTATAGGTTTTCTTATTTCCGTTTAGATATAATTTTTCTACTAATTCCGGTGATGATGTGAATTCTGATGAAAGGACTGAATTTTCCATAATTTTAAAAATAATTACTAATTTACGCCAATTTCATCAACGAAAAGCCACGCTTTAGAATCTGCACCAGGATTTCCAGCAGGAATAATTCCCGCATTTTCAATCTTAATTTTAATGAATTTCGAATTCTGATTTCCTACTTTTAGGTTGATTTTTCCTTTGGTTTTAAGAATCTCGTCCTTACCAATTTCTTTAATCGTCTTAAAGTTTTTTCCATCATCAGAAACAGAAATTATGGCTGATTTTGCCAAATGGATCCAGCTTCCTTTATTGTCTAAAGTATTAAAATAAACTTCTGTAAAACTTGTTTTTTGCCCGAAATCAATAGTTGCCACAACATCTTTTCCCTGAAAACCCAGCCATGTTTTACCTAATTGTTTTAAATTTCCAACAATTCCGTCCACTAAAGTAAATGCTCCTCCAAAAGAATAATTTTCACTTGGCTGATGTTCTAAAATAATTGTTTTCCCGGTTGTTTTAGAAGGAATAAAATCTTGAGATGAAATAGCACTTTTCAATTCTCCATTCTCAAAATAAGCAGATTTCACTGTCATTTTTCTAGAAACTGGAATTGCATTTTGATAAGTTTCAGAACTTGATTTAGGCTCGCTTCCGTCTATTGTATATTTAATTCCGTTTGGATTTTGTGAAGTTGAAAGTTCGTAAGAAGCTCCATTTTTACCAGGAATTACCTTTCCTCCGATATTATAAATACTTTTCGCATAGTTGACGTTCATTTTATCTAAAATTTTAAAATGCTCCACTACTCTGTTTTCAAATTCTTTATATTTTTTAGGATTTGAACTTCCCCAACCGACTTCAGAAAGCGCAAACAATCTAGGGAAAATCATGTATTGAACTTGTTTAAAATCAAGAATATATTCCGTCCACAAATTAGCCTGTACTCCCAAAATATATTTCGACTGTTCAGCATTTAATTCAGCAGGAATCGGGTTATAAGAATACACTTTTTCCAAAGGTGTAAAACCTCCAAAAGCATTTGGCTCGGTTTGCGGGTCACCTTGATAATGGTCAAAATAGCAATAAGAACCCGGTGTCATTACAGCAAAATGATTGGTTTTTGCGGCTTCAACTCCGCCTTTAATGCCTGTCCAACTCATTACAGCTGCATTTGGAGCTAATCCACCTTCCAGAATCTCGTCCCAGCCAATTATTTTTCTTCCTTTAGAATTAACATATTTTTCAATTCTCTGGATGAAATAACTTTGTAAGCCATGCTCATCTTTCAGATTATTTTTCTTTATCAAATCCTGGCAATGTGCGCATTCTTTCCATCTTATTTTAGGACATTCGTCACCACCGATGTGAATATATTGCGAAGGAAAAAGCTTAATCACTTCATCCAAAACATTCTCTAAAAACGTAAAAGTTTCGTCTTTCGGACAAAAAACGTCATCAAAAACACCCCATTTTGTAGCAGCTTCAAAAGGTCCTTTTGTACACGCCAACTCAGGATATGCCGATAGTGCAGCCAAAGCATGACCCGGCATTTCTATTTCGGGAACTACTGTGATGTGTCTTTCTGTAGCATATTTTACTACTTCTTTAATTTGTTCCTGTGTATAAAAATATGGACCATAAGGTTTTCCGTCAAAAGTATCGTCGACATAAGCTCCAATCATCGATTCTTTACGTTTTGAACCAATTTGAGTGAGCTTTGGATATTTTTTAATTTCAATTCTCCAACCTTGGTCATCCGTTAAATGCCAATGAAAAGTATTCAATTTATACATTGCTAAATAATCAATGTACTGTTTTACTTCTTCAACCGTGAAAAAATGACGACAAACGTCTAAGTGCATTCCACGCCAAGCGAATTTTGGAGAATCTTCAATTTTTAATGCAGGAATTTTTCCATTTTCAGAAGTTTGAATAAGTTGGAGAAGGGTTTGAATACCGTGAAATAATCCCGATTTATCTTTTCCTGTAACAGAGATAAAATCTGATGTTATTTGAATTTCGTAATCGTTTTTTAATTCTTTTTTTAGGTTTAAAAAGATAACGTTATCACCATCACCTCGATTATTTTTTGATAAATCAAAACCTTTAATTTTATTTATAGATTTAAAAAAAAATTGATTTTCAAAAGATTTGTCTACTCCTTTTACAACAGTTTGATTATTAATATTAAATTCTCCCTTTTGAAACTCAACTTTTTGAGGATAGGGAATTAAATTCAATTGAGATTGGGAAAAGAAAAATCCCGAAAACAGGATAGAAAATAGAAGTAAAAAACGTTTCATTTCTGATTTTGATTTGAGTTTAGCGAATATAATTATTTTCTGTGGATTTTTCTGGTGATATAAGTAGATATAATGTGTCGCTCCTACGAAGCTTAAATTTGTGTTCTTATTTTTTCTATAAAGGTTAAGCTCCTATGGAGCTTTGTAAACGAAGTGAATAATTCCTTAAATAAATTTTCAAAAAATTATTTCCCCAAAAGAACGTTCTCATTAAAAATTTCGTCTTCTATTAAAATTAACAACCATCATTTAACTTTTTCAGCCTGAAAACATCTAATTTTGTATAAAATAAACGATGAAAAAAACTATTCTCTTAGCAGCTGGACTGTTATTCTCAGTTTCTGCACAAGCACAAATTTTAGACATTATAAAATCTACTGTTAAAAGCCAAACCGGTGTAGATTTAAGTAATCCAAAAACGACCACAACAACTTCTCCCGCAAACACTCAGCAAACACCAACAAAAAATACTTCACCGATAAATTTAGGAAGCCTTACTTCAACCCAAATTTCATCAGGTTTGAAAGAAGCTTTAAATTTAGGAGTAACGGAAGGTGTAAAAAAGCTTGGTGTAACTGATGGTTTCCTAAAAAATGAAGCAGTGAAGATTTTAATGCCAGAAAAATTAAGAGTGATTGACACCAAACTTCGTGCTTTCGGATTAGGAAGTTTAGCTGACCAAGGAGTGAAATTATTAAACAGAGCCGCTGAAGATGCGGTTACAGAATCTGCTCCGATTTTCACAAAAGCGATTACTTCAATGACAATTACAGATGCCAAAAATATTTTGTTGGGCGGTAATAATTCTGCAACTAATTACCTACAGGGAAAAACTCAATCTCAACTTTTCACGGCTTTTCAGCCAAAAGTAAAGGCTTCTTTAGGAAAAGTAGGTGCCGATAAAGTTTGGAATAGTTTGATTTCAAAATACAATACGCTGACCGGACAAGCTGTTTCAACAGATTTAAACGAATATGTAACCAACGAAACCATTAACGGCGTTTTTAAAATGGTTGCCGAAAAGGAAAGTGGTATCAGAAATAATTCTGTAATGAGAACGACGAGTATTTTGCAGAAGGTTTTTGGAGCACAGGATGGTAAATAGTTTTCTTTTTTTCTTTTGAAAAAATTAATTGATTTTTCTTTTGTCTTGAAACAAAAGAAACAAAAATTCAAGACTTGGAACTCTTTGCTAAAAATAAATTCTGTTCTCTAAAAATTCTAAAACTCGTGCGGATTTAAAATTGTTGTTTCATCTGAATATTTGTCCCGCACTCAAACAGTAGAATTTTCTTAACGTTCACAGAATTTATTTTCTTAACGCTACGATTTCCTAGGTCGGTTTAATTACAATTAAGTTTTTTATGAAAATTTAATCATTTTGTTTTTTCTTCAAATAGAAGATTCGACGTAATCAAACAAAAGAAATAATAATTCAGGAATTGGAAACTACGGTTA is drawn from Chryseobacterium muglaense and contains these coding sequences:
- a CDS encoding DUF4197 domain-containing protein; translation: MKKTILLAAGLLFSVSAQAQILDIIKSTVKSQTGVDLSNPKTTTTTSPANTQQTPTKNTSPINLGSLTSTQISSGLKEALNLGVTEGVKKLGVTDGFLKNEAVKILMPEKLRVIDTKLRAFGLGSLADQGVKLLNRAAEDAVTESAPIFTKAITSMTITDAKNILLGGNNSATNYLQGKTQSQLFTAFQPKVKASLGKVGADKVWNSLISKYNTLTGQAVSTDLNEYVTNETINGVFKMVAEKESGIRNNSVMRTTSILQKVFGAQDGK
- a CDS encoding Crp/Fnr family transcriptional regulator; this translates as MENSVLSSEFTSSPELVEKLYLNGNKKTYKEGDIILDENSSIRAIPIVMKGMIKVVRTEEDGREILLYYIQAGESCIMSFLGGMHNEKSIVKAEVEEDTEILFLPVDKVSLFIKEYPEWLDYIFRLYHKRFEELLDIINAIAFKKVDERLLNLLIKKAEISQSKTIVITHEQLANELGTARVVVSRLLKQLEDSGRLKLGRNKIILSN
- a CDS encoding glycoside hydrolase family 20 protein, which produces MKRFLLLFSILFSGFFFSQSQLNLIPYPQKVEFQKGEFNINNQTVVKGVDKSFENQFFFKSINKIKGFDLSKNNRGDGDNVIFLNLKKELKNDYEIQITSDFISVTGKDKSGLFHGIQTLLQLIQTSENGKIPALKIEDSPKFAWRGMHLDVCRHFFTVEEVKQYIDYLAMYKLNTFHWHLTDDQGWRIEIKKYPKLTQIGSKRKESMIGAYVDDTFDGKPYGPYFYTQEQIKEVVKYATERHITVVPEIEMPGHALAALSAYPELACTKGPFEAATKWGVFDDVFCPKDETFTFLENVLDEVIKLFPSQYIHIGGDECPKIRWKECAHCQDLIKKNNLKDEHGLQSYFIQRIEKYVNSKGRKIIGWDEILEGGLAPNAAVMSWTGIKGGVEAAKTNHFAVMTPGSYCYFDHYQGDPQTEPNAFGGFTPLEKVYSYNPIPAELNAEQSKYILGVQANLWTEYILDFKQVQYMIFPRLFALSEVGWGSSNPKKYKEFENRVVEHFKILDKMNVNYAKSIYNIGGKVIPGKNGASYELSTSQNPNGIKYTIDGSEPKSSSETYQNAIPVSRKMTVKSAYFENGELKSAISSQDFIPSKTTGKTIILEHQPSENYSFGGAFTLVDGIVGNLKQLGKTWLGFQGKDVVATIDFGQKTSFTEVYFNTLDNKGSWIHLAKSAIISVSDDGKNFKTIKEIGKDEILKTKGKINLKVGNQNSKFIKIKIENAGIIPAGNPGADSKAWLFVDEIGVN